The following DNA comes from Halalkaliarchaeum sp. AArc-CO.
AAACAGGCCGATCGTTCGGCCGTCGACGCGGAGGGTCTGTGGACTCTCCTCGGTCGCTTCCTCGACGGAAATGACCGGGACGTACGGGTCGTCGAATTCAGACGCCATCGTTCCGGTGCCCTCGAGGACGTGAATCCCCGATGGGCGTCGACGCACTGTGTTTGTCAAGCTGTGACATACAGTTCGACAGGGAATCCGTCACGGTAAATTTTGCGCCGGGGCTAGCGCTTCGAGACTCCGGGGTCGAGCCGTTCTTTTCAAGTAGCACAGTCTACTATGGGTCGACAACGAATGAGCGAGGACTTCTATGAGGTACTCGGGGTGTCACGCGACGCCGACGCCGACGAGATCAAACGGGCCTATCGGAAGAAGGCGGCGGAGTATCACCCCGACGTCAGCGACGATCCGGACGCCGAAGAGAAGTTCAAGCGGATCCAGAAGGCAAAGGAGGTGCTCACCGACGAGGAGAAGCGACAGCTGTACGATCGGCTGGGTCACGAGCAGTTCGAACGGGCCGAAAAGCACGGCGCGACCGACAACGGCGGCGCCGGCCGCGGTGCGGGGCGGGGCCCGTTCGGCGGCGGCGGTCCGTTCGGCGGCGGCGGAGGTGGTTTCGAGGACCTGTTTTCGGACCTGTTCGGCGGCGGCAGCCGCGATCCGAACCGCCCACGCCAGGGACGCGACCTCCGGACGGAGATCACGATCGACCTCGAGGAGGCGTTCGACGGCGCCGAAAAGCGCCTCTCTGTCACCCGGCCGACAGAATGTGACGACTGTGGCGGCACCGGACATCCGCCGGACGCGGACGTACAGAGCTGTCCGGAGTGTAACGGTCGGGGCCAGGTGACGCAGGTCCAGCAGACCGCGTTCGGCCGCGTCCAGCAGACGACCACCTGCCCCCGGTGTGAGGGGGACGGCGAACTGTACTCCGAGACGTGTTCCACCTGTTCGGGTGAGGGTATCGTCCGGGAGGAAGCCACGCTCACCGTCGAGATCCCTGCCGGCGTCGAAAGCGGCCAGACGCTCCGGATGGGTGGTGAAGGCGCGCCGGGGGAGAACGGCGGTCCGCCGGGCGATCTCCTCATCGACGTGACGGTGGAGGGGGACGACCGGTTCGAGCGCGACGGCGACGACCTCCATCTCAAGCAGCCGATCTCGTTCCCGCAAGCGGTCTTCGGGGATACGATCGAGATCGAAACGCTCGACGGCACCGTCGAGATGGACGTTCCGGCCGGCACCCAAAGCGGCGAAACGTTCCGACTGCGGGACCGGGGAATGCCTCGGCTGCGGGGTCGCGGACGCGGTGACCTTTACGTCCGGGTGCAGGTAGTCACCCCGGAAAGCCTCAACGAGGAACAGCGGGAGGCGCTCGAGGCGTTCGCCGAGGCGGGTGGCGAGGAGATCGAAATCGAGGAGGGCTTCTTCGAACGCATCAAGCGGAGTCTGTGAGCTGCTGTGCGCAGCAAGGGTGTCGTCCCCGTCGTTCCGGGCTCAGCCGGAGACGACCTGGACTGGCACGAGCATGAAACACAGTAGCCCCAGCGCGAAGGTGATGATGCCCACGATCATTCGCGGCCACCCCAGCTGTGACTCGTCGACGGGGTCGGCGGGGCCGTTGAACGCGATAAACAGCGCGAACACGCCCCAGAACGCCCACAACCCGACCGACTCGTCGAGCCCGTACTCCAGCACGTAGTAGAGGTAGGCGGCGATCCCGAACAGGGCCGCCGGAACCAGCGATGCGACCGTCTCCTGTCGCTCGCCGATCATCGCACGCATGATGTGACCGCCGTCGAGCTGACCGACCGGGAGGAGGTTGAGCAGGGTAAAGAACATCCCGACCCACCCGCCGATGACGACCGGGTGGGCCGCCTTGTTCGCCGCCTCGTAGGCCGTCGGTTCACCCAGTGCCGACGCGATCAGCGTCAACAGCGGCGGATCGTTGAACCGGATCATGCTGCCGTCTGCTTCGAGGATCCGTTCGGGGATGGTGATCGGGTCCAAGGAGAGTCCGATCACTGTCACGACGATCGTCGCAGCCAGCCCCGCAAGCGGCCCCGCGGCACCGATGTCGAACAGCACCTTCCGGGAGGGCATCTGTCCTTTCATCCGGATCACTGCTCCCAGCGTCCCGAACGGGAAGACGAACGGGATCACGTACGGCAACGAGACGTTTACCCCGTAGTATCGTGCGGCGGCGTAGTGGCCCAGCTCGTGGACCAAAAGCACACCAAGCACCGCTGCGGTGAACGGCCACGCCTGGAGGATGACCAGCGGGTTGGCAGTAATCTCCGAGAGCGGGACGTAGTACCAGCCGTACGCGCCCACGAACAGCGTCGAGATCACTGTCGTCACGAACAACACGAGGTTGGTCCACGGAATTCCTCCCCTTCCGGCGCCGAGCGGGCGCGCGATCACGACGTCGGTCCCACTGGTTCGTGCGAGTTCGACCTCGTAGCCGGCCTCACGGAAAGCCGGGGAGATCCGACGCATGAGCGCGCGATCGGGGACCAGCGACTCGCCGTAATAGAGGATCCGGTCGCCGTCCCGTCGTGTCGATTTTACCTGAAAGAACGTCCGAAGCGGCTCGGGTCGGGGTGTCTCGCCGGAGGCTTCCGCGTCGTCCACCGGGCCCGAGACCTCCTCGTCTGCCATCGGACTCAGTTAGGGGCGGGCAGGCAAAACGCTTGTCGTACGTTCGGGAGCCGACGTGTCGTCGCGGCGCCCTGACGGAACGGTCACGGCGAGGGTGACGCCTTCTGAAGTGCGGTTTCGGCGATGTTGCCGCCGTAGTCCCCACACCGGGAGACCGAATCGACGATGAGGCCGAGCAACTGTGCCCTCGCGGGATCGAGGTTCCGCAGGTACGAGTCGATCCGTCGAGCGTCCTCGTCGATCCGCTGGACGGCTTTTCGCGCCTCGTTCGCGACCCGGGTCGCAACGTCCCTATCTTCGGAAAACAGCGCGTCCATCGCGTCGTCGATTACCTGTGTGACCTCCTGGCGGAGCTCTTCGAGCGCGTCGAGTATTTCCTCGGGGACCGGTTGTTCCAGTTCCAGGGTGAGGTGGGCGATCTTGGTGGCGTGATCGCCGATGCGTTCGAGCTGTCTGGCGCTCGATTGGTAGTCGAAACAGACCTCCCGGGGGAGTCCGAGCTTTTCTGCGGCCTTCGGGGTCCGTAGCGTCGCCCTGAAGATCCGCGAGACCACGAGCCAGAGCCGGTCGAGGTCGTCGTCGCGTTCGATCACGTCACGCGAGAGGTCCTCGTCGAGTTCCCCGAGTGCGGCGAGGGCGTCTTCCAGCATCGACAGCGCGATCAGCCGCATTCGGGTTACGGCGTTGTGAATCGATAGCTCGGAGGAATCGAGCAGATCCCGGATAACTACTTTGTCCGCCGTCTCCTCGAACACTTCGAGGCCGACGAGACTCTGGACGGCCTCCCTGATCGTGCGGCGTTGCCCGGTCGTGATCCGGCTGCTCTCCAGGATAATGTCGTCGAAGCCACTCACGTACATCGCCGTGACCGCCCGAACCAGTTCCTCGCCGGTTAGATCTGTCACGTCCAGCGTCCCTTCCGTCCGTTGCTCTTCGGTTTTCGGCGTGAGAAACAGCGCGTCACCCTCCGGATAGAACTCCACTTCGCTTCCGGCGCCCACGTCGTTTTCCGTCGCCCAGGACTTGGGAATCGATACCGTGTACGTCGATCCCCCGGTGACCTGGACCTTCCGGGTTTCCATACCGACAGATCCCGACCGAGTATATATAAATGTGTTCAAATATATATCGTTCACAAACCGAATCGTTTCCGAACGGTGGCGATTTCTCGCCGCGTTACCGGCAGTCTTGTCCGGATTACGGTCCGCTACCGACTGCCCGAAAACGGAGACAACGTGTCCCAAACATAGTACTATATAGTTATTATAGTAGAGTATTTAGGTCGTCCTCGCGGACCGGAAACCGATGGAACGGAAACCCCCTGTGGGGGGGAATGGACGGTCGACTACCGGAACTGAGTCTGATTTCAGGTTGTCGGATAGTTCCCGTCGACAGTTCCTTTCGATGGCCGGTGCCTCCGTGGGTGCGCTGTCGGTTTCCGGACTCGCGGGCTGTCTCGTTCGCGGGGAGCCGAGCCACCTCGAAGGACAGATCGTCGTCGACGGCAGCAATACGCTGTTGCCCCACGGTGCCGCGGTGGCCGAGGAGTTCCAGTGGCGCAACAACCGGGTCCGGATCCCAGTTCGCGGATCGGGAACCGGTGCCGGATTTCAGCTGTTCTGTGAGGGTACCACGGACGTCCAGAACGCCAGCCGGCCGATCCTGGGTCCGGAAGACGTCCCCGAGGGACAACGCAGCGAAGTAGAACAATGTGGGCAGGCCGGCGTCGACTACGTCGAGTTCGAGGCGGCGCTCGACGGACTCGCAGTCTGGGTCCATCCGGACAACCACTGGTGTGACTGTCTCACCACCGAGGAACTGCGCCGGATCTGGGAGCCCGGTTCCGAGGTCGAAACGTGGGGGGATATCCGCGAGGAGTGGGCCGAGGAGGGTCACGACGGTGAACTGGACTTGTACGGGCGCGATCCGGCCTCTGGGACGTTCGACTCGTTTACGAAAGCGATCAACGGCGAAATCGGCGCGATCCGGTCGGACTACTCCGCGAGCGCCGACACCAACGTGATCGTCCGCGGCGTTCGCGGGAGCAGAAACGCCCTCGGCTGGGGCGGGCTGGGCTACTACGAGGAGAACAAGGAGGATCTGAAACTCGTCGACGTCGACGACGGCGACGGCTGTGTCACCCCGACACGGGAGACGATCGAGTCGGGAACGTACCAGCCGTTGACGCGGGCGATGTACGTCTATTTCAACGTGAACTCCTTCGAGAAAGAGCACGTCAGGGAGTACGCCCGGTTCTACTTCTCGCCGATCGACGAGCGGGCGGACCGCAGCGACGTCGGCCCCGAAGAGGAACTCGCCTGGACCCAGTGGGCCGCACGGAAGGTCGGCTACTTCGCGACGACCGACGAGTCGGTCCGAGAGGCGCGCGAACGACTGGAGGAGGTGCTCGCTCGCTATGAGTAGCGCCGACCTCACCCGTGCTGGATCGGGGATCGACGGGACGAAAAACCGGCTGATCCGGTACGTGTTCTTCGCGTGTGCCGCGGTCACGGTGTTGACGACCGCCGGGA
Coding sequences within:
- the dnaJ gene encoding molecular chaperone DnaJ translates to MSEDFYEVLGVSRDADADEIKRAYRKKAAEYHPDVSDDPDAEEKFKRIQKAKEVLTDEEKRQLYDRLGHEQFERAEKHGATDNGGAGRGAGRGPFGGGGPFGGGGGGFEDLFSDLFGGGSRDPNRPRQGRDLRTEITIDLEEAFDGAEKRLSVTRPTECDDCGGTGHPPDADVQSCPECNGRGQVTQVQQTAFGRVQQTTTCPRCEGDGELYSETCSTCSGEGIVREEATLTVEIPAGVESGQTLRMGGEGAPGENGGPPGDLLIDVTVEGDDRFERDGDDLHLKQPISFPQAVFGDTIEIETLDGTVEMDVPAGTQSGETFRLRDRGMPRLRGRGRGDLYVRVQVVTPESLNEEQREALEAFAEAGGEEIEIEEGFFERIKRSL
- a CDS encoding site-2 protease family protein; translated protein: MADEEVSGPVDDAEASGETPRPEPLRTFFQVKSTRRDGDRILYYGESLVPDRALMRRISPAFREAGYEVELARTSGTDVVIARPLGAGRGGIPWTNLVLFVTTVISTLFVGAYGWYYVPLSEITANPLVILQAWPFTAAVLGVLLVHELGHYAAARYYGVNVSLPYVIPFVFPFGTLGAVIRMKGQMPSRKVLFDIGAAGPLAGLAATIVVTVIGLSLDPITIPERILEADGSMIRFNDPPLLTLIASALGEPTAYEAANKAAHPVVIGGWVGMFFTLLNLLPVGQLDGGHIMRAMIGERQETVASLVPAALFGIAAYLYYVLEYGLDESVGLWAFWGVFALFIAFNGPADPVDESQLGWPRMIVGIITFALGLLCFMLVPVQVVSG
- a CDS encoding phosphate uptake regulator PhoU codes for the protein METRKVQVTGGSTYTVSIPKSWATENDVGAGSEVEFYPEGDALFLTPKTEEQRTEGTLDVTDLTGEELVRAVTAMYVSGFDDIILESSRITTGQRRTIREAVQSLVGLEVFEETADKVVIRDLLDSSELSIHNAVTRMRLIALSMLEDALAALGELDEDLSRDVIERDDDLDRLWLVVSRIFRATLRTPKAAEKLGLPREVCFDYQSSARQLERIGDHATKIAHLTLELEQPVPEEILDALEELRQEVTQVIDDAMDALFSEDRDVATRVANEARKAVQRIDEDARRIDSYLRNLDPARAQLLGLIVDSVSRCGDYGGNIAETALQKASPSP
- a CDS encoding PstS family phosphate ABC transporter substrate-binding protein is translated as MAGASVGALSVSGLAGCLVRGEPSHLEGQIVVDGSNTLLPHGAAVAEEFQWRNNRVRIPVRGSGTGAGFQLFCEGTTDVQNASRPILGPEDVPEGQRSEVEQCGQAGVDYVEFEAALDGLAVWVHPDNHWCDCLTTEELRRIWEPGSEVETWGDIREEWAEEGHDGELDLYGRDPASGTFDSFTKAINGEIGAIRSDYSASADTNVIVRGVRGSRNALGWGGLGYYEENKEDLKLVDVDDGDGCVTPTRETIESGTYQPLTRAMYVYFNVNSFEKEHVREYARFYFSPIDERADRSDVGPEEELAWTQWAARKVGYFATTDESVREARERLEEVLARYE